The window GTTCTTCTTGTCCAGCTGCCTTGACCAGACACCCTCCAGGTATCTCAACTGTTCCGGATGCCCTGTACCCGTGTACGGGTGTTCCCGGAGTTCATCAAGCAGCTTCTCCAGCTTCCTGAAAAGCTGCGGAGAGGATTTCCTCATCAACAGGACATGTTTTACCGCTTCTTTGGAAAATTCTATCTCATACATTGCCTTCGCCCTCTATACGGTTAAGAAAATCATCCAGAGACTCGTTTTTAGCCATTCTGAAGGTATTTCCGTTCCGGATATCTTCAATACCTCTCTGGATGGCCGCAAGTTCTTCCTTTGAAGGGAAATCACCTTCTCTGACTGCACACACCATAATAGGGGCTGCATTGCGTCTGGAGACCAGGATCGTTTCCGTCTCTGCCATTTCGAAGTATTTCTTCTGATTGGCACGAAATTCGCGTGTTGTAACAATCTGCATAGTTCTAATATATTGGTTTTCACCGCAAAAATAGGGATAAAAATCAATAAAACAAAAGTTTTGTGTACTTAT is drawn from Phocaeicola salanitronis DSM 18170 and contains these coding sequences:
- a CDS encoding Txe/YoeB family addiction module toxin, which gives rise to MYEIEFSKEAVKHVLLMRKSSPQLFRKLEKLLDELREHPYTGTGHPEQLRYLEGVWSRQLDKKNRIRYMVNETTVIVFIISAWGHYDDK
- a CDS encoding prevent-host-death protein — its product is MKNEFLNVCESKAKASAAFFEERIFRACTQISTQNFCFIDFYPYFCGENQYIRTMQIVTTREFRANQKKYFEMAETETILVSRRNAAPIMVCAVREGDFPSKEELAAIQRGIEDIRNGNTFRMAKNESLDDFLNRIEGEGNV